TCTCGATTTTTTGTCGGTGACATTAATAACACCGATGGGAGTTTTTCCCACCTTCATCGGAAAAGATAGAACAGGGGCGATCATGTAGGAATGCGTTTTGTATTTGGGACTCATTTTTTTCTTTTCAATCAAAACCGGTTTTGCTTTTGAAAAAGCGGCGCCACTGGCCCCCTCTCCCACCGGAATGGAAATGTTTTTCCAGATTTCAGGATCCATTCCTCTTGCCGCTACAATTTTCAAAGTTTTTGATTTCGGCTGGAAGTGCATGATGGAAGCGCGTTCAACGCCAAAGGTGTTGACCAGTTCATCCAGCATGATGTCATAGACTTCTTCAAGTTTCGCGGCCTGAGAGATGGCCCGCGACAAAAGATGGATAATTTCCAGAGGTTCTTTTTTAGGCATAAAATCTCACCGCCTCAAAAATATGGAGACGCCCTCTTTTTTTATTTGTAACCTTGTCCGCATTGGCTCGAATCAGCATAAGGCCCCTTCCATGTGTCTGCCACCGTGAAAATTTTTTTCGTAGTAATTTGTTTTTGATGCCGGGTCCCTGATCCACAACCCGGATTAAAATTTTTTTTGGTGAGATGAAAAAAGAAAGACCAATCCATTTTTCTTTTTTGCGGCGGTGGGCATGGATCACCGCGTTGGTGTAGGCCTCAATCAGGATTTGTGTCAAGGCTTGTGGGTGAGGCACGTTAAGGGATTTGAAAATGCGCGTCAGAAAAGGAAGATAACCGAAGTCGGATTGGGTTTCAAAATGAAGGTTAAAATTTTTCACAGGCCGTTTGGACGTTTGGAAGGATGTCGAAAAGGCGATGCAGACGGGTGATTTCAAAGACAGAGCGAACTTCATTGTTGAGGCCGGCCACTTTCAGATCACCATTTTGCATGCGCAGTTTTCTTAAGAGCGAAATGAGCGCGCCGAGACCCGTGCTGTCAATGAATGCAAGCTCTGAACAATCGATCACGAGAAAACGCACTCCCTCATCAACCAATTTATAACTTGTTTTTTTAAAACCGCTGACGGAGTCAGCATCCAGATTTCCGTGGAGAGACAAAACCAACGCCTTTTCTTTTTGTTCTGTTTTGATCTGCATCATTAAGCCCGAATGCCGTAATGTTTTATTTTTCGGTATAAAGTTGCCTGCCCGATTTTTAACCGCTTGGCGGCCATGGCGACATTTCCGGTGCAGGCTTTCAACGCCGCTTCAATAGCATAACGTTCCACCAGAGTTAAAGGAAGAACTTTGCCGTCTGGAGACACGGGTCTGTCTGTGGTAAGCGCGTTTGTGCGTGATTCCTGCTTCTGGAGACTTTGAATATGCGGCGGCAAATATTGCAGTTTGATTTTGGTGTCGTTATGTAAAACAACGGCTCTCTCAACGGTGTTTTCAAGTTCGCGAATATTTCCGGGCCAGTTGTAGTTGATCAAAGCCTCCATGGCTTCTGGTGTGAAATCGAGAAATATTTTTTCATTTTTGTGCGCGTATTTTTCAAGAAAATGTTTCGCGAGAAGAGGAATATCTTCCCTTCTCTCCCGGAGCGGAGGCAGAACAATGGAAACAACATTCAGCCGATAATAAAGATCTTCGCGAAACTGGTTTTTGGAAACAGCGTCAGCCAGATTTCGGTTGCTTGCGGCAAGAATCCTCACGTCCACATTAATCGGTTGTGTGCCACCCACTCTCATGAACTGCCTTTCCTGCAAAAAGCGCAGAAGCTTGACCTGAAGTAGAGGATTCATTTCACTGATCTCATCGAGAAAAAGGGTTCCTCCGTCAGCCCTTTCGCAACACCCGATGTATTGGCGATCTGCGCCGGTATAGGATCCTCTTTCATGTCCGAATAATTCATTTTCCAAAAGTCCCTGTGGAATGGCGCCGCAATTGATGTCGATAAAACGCCGATCTTTTCGGCCACTCAAACGATGGATGGCTTTTGCCACCAGCTCTTTGCCTGTACCGGATTCTCCCAAAATCAGAGAGGTCGCACTTGTTTTTGCGACATTTTGAATCATCTGAAAAACAGATTGCATGGAGGGCGCGCTTCCGATCATTTCATCGAGTTGTCTGGTGGCTCCCAATTGATTTTCCAGAAGGAATACCCTCTTTGTTAATTTGTAGAGACGCAAAGCATTTTGAACAGTCATTTGTAAACGGGCGGGATCGGGGGGTGAAGTGAGATAATCAAAAACTCCAAGTTTCATAAGATTCACGGCTTCTTCAATATTTTTGGAAGGACTCAAAACGATAATCGGTAAATTGTCATCAAATTGTTTGATAGCTTCAATCAGCGGAAAAAGTTGTTTGATGGAATCTTCGGCAACCATTAATACCGCATCCGGAGACTCAAAGGCGAGCTTGGTGTGGAGAGTGTCCAACGAAAAAACGCGCACTTCCATTTTGATGGTTTCAAGCAGTTTTCGAATACCGCCGCCGAAGACTTTTTTATCACACCCGATGAGAAGTTTGGGGAGTGTCATAAGATACCTGCAATTTGTCATTCCTCGCTACGCTTCGAATCCACTTTGTTATCAAGTAGATCCTTCACGGAGTTTACCCTGAGCACGAGCAGATTCTTCGCGGAGTTTATCCTGAGCCCGAACAGATTCTTCGCTTCGCTCAGAATGACAAAGCGAAGGGCTCAGAATGACAATGATGGCGAAGGGTTCAGGATGACAATCGGAGTTTTTAAAGATGATCATATATTTTTACTTTTCTACCGGATGGCTTTTGAATTCTCCAATATCAATATTGTACCGTCTGATAATTTTTTTGAAATTGGAACGATCCATACCGGCCTTCTCCGACGCAATGGAAATGTTTCCATTGCTCTGTTTCAGCAGACTCGCAATATAACTTCGGTTAAAAGAAGAAAGCGCTTTGTCTTTTGCCTCTTGGTACGAGAACTGTGTCAGATCTTTGGATCCCAATTCTTCCGCGAGATAAAAAGATTCTCCGAGCACATGCGGGGGCAGGTCTTTGGCGTAAATGGTGTCTCCGTGTACCAGTACAACAGCCCTTTCAATGACGTTTTCAAGTTCCCGAACATTTCCCACCCAATCGTAATTTTGCAGGGTTTGCAAAACGTCGACCGAAATTTTATCGACGTGTTTTTTAAGACGTTCCGTATGTTTTTTGAGGAAATGGTAGGCAAGCAGGGCAATATCCTCTTTTCTGTTTCTCAAAGCGGGAAGATTGATATTGATGACATTGAGTCGATAATAAAGGTCTTCACGAAAACGTCCCTCTTTTATCATCTGCGGGAGATCCTTGTTTGTTGCGGCAATCAGACGGACATCCACATGATGGGAAATATTTCCCCCCACCTCGCGAATTTCCCCTTCCTGCAAAACACGAAGCAATTTGACCTGCAAAGGGACGGGAATTTCACCGATTTCATCCAGAAAGATCGTGCCCGTATCGGCCTCTTCAAACAGACCGCGCTTATCACCGATGGCGCCTGTAAAGGATCCTCTCTTATGTCCAAAAAGTTCCGATTCCAAAAGCTGTTCCGGAATGGCGGCGCAATTGATCACGACGAGCGGTTTGTGTTTTCTATTGGAGTGACGGTGAATCGCTGTGGCAACTAACTCTTTTCCCGTTCCCGATTCTCCCATAACGAGGACCGTGGCGTTCGTCGGGGCGATATTTTCAATCAACTGATAAACTTCCTGCATTTTGGAACTCTTTCCCACAAGACCTTCGTACTGATATTGGTCTTTATCACTGTGTTCCAGTTGTTTAATTTTTTGGACCAGTTCATGGCGTTCTTTTGCTTTTTCAACGAGGGTGGAGACTTTGCGAATATCATCAAAAGGTTTAGTGAGATAGTCATAGGCTCCGATTTTAATACAAGAGACGGCGGACTCCACACTTCCAACGCCGGTAATCATGATAATTTCCGTAAGAAAATGATTCGATTTGGCGTATTCCAAAAGTTGAAGACCGTTGTAACCGGGCAGATTGATATCAACCAGAGCCACGGCGAAGATTTCTCTGTTTAAACATTCCAGAGCTTCGGCTCCTGTTTTTGCGGTACGATAATTCCAGTTATTATCTTTGGCGAGGCGCTCAAGTACTTTCACCATCGACTCGTCGTCCTCGACAATCAGCAGGTCAATCGTTTTAAACATAAGTTACCTCCCAATAATTTCATATTTGTTATTCTGAGCCCTTCGCTTTGTCATTCTGAGC
Above is a genomic segment from Deltaproteobacteria bacterium containing:
- a CDS encoding sigma-54-dependent Fis family transcriptional regulator produces the protein MFKTIDLLIVEDDESMVKVLERLAKDNNWNYRTAKTGAEALECLNREIFAVALVDINLPGYNGLQLLEYAKSNHFLTEIIMITGVGSVESAVSCIKIGAYDYLTKPFDDIRKVSTLVEKAKERHELVQKIKQLEHSDKDQYQYEGLVGKSSKMQEVYQLIENIAPTNATVLVMGESGTGKELVATAIHRHSNRKHKPLVVINCAAIPEQLLESELFGHKRGSFTGAIGDKRGLFEEADTGTIFLDEIGEIPVPLQVKLLRVLQEGEIREVGGNISHHVDVRLIAATNKDLPQMIKEGRFREDLYYRLNVININLPALRNRKEDIALLAYHFLKKHTERLKKHVDKISVDVLQTLQNYDWVGNVRELENVIERAVVLVHGDTIYAKDLPPHVLGESFYLAEELGSKDLTQFSYQEAKDKALSSFNRSYIASLLKQSNGNISIASEKAGMDRSNFKKIIRRYNIDIGEFKSHPVEK
- a CDS encoding STAS domain-containing protein; the protein is MMQIKTEQKEKALVLSLHGNLDADSVSGFKKTSYKLVDEGVRFLVIDCSELAFIDSTGLGALISLLRKLRMQNGDLKVAGLNNEVRSVFEITRLHRLFDILPNVQTACEKF
- a CDS encoding sigma-54-dependent Fis family transcriptional regulator — encoded protein: MTLPKLLIGCDKKVFGGGIRKLLETIKMEVRVFSLDTLHTKLAFESPDAVLMVAEDSIKQLFPLIEAIKQFDDNLPIIVLSPSKNIEEAVNLMKLGVFDYLTSPPDPARLQMTVQNALRLYKLTKRVFLLENQLGATRQLDEMIGSAPSMQSVFQMIQNVAKTSATSLILGESGTGKELVAKAIHRLSGRKDRRFIDINCGAIPQGLLENELFGHERGSYTGADRQYIGCCERADGGTLFLDEISEMNPLLQVKLLRFLQERQFMRVGGTQPINVDVRILAASNRNLADAVSKNQFREDLYYRLNVVSIVLPPLRERREDIPLLAKHFLEKYAHKNEKIFLDFTPEAMEALINYNWPGNIRELENTVERAVVLHNDTKIKLQYLPPHIQSLQKQESRTNALTTDRPVSPDGKVLPLTLVERYAIEAALKACTGNVAMAAKRLKIGQATLYRKIKHYGIRA
- a CDS encoding ATP-binding protein — its product is MKNFNLHFETQSDFGYLPFLTRIFKSLNVPHPQALTQILIEAYTNAVIHAHRRKKEKWIGLSFFISPKKILIRVVDQGPGIKNKLLRKKFSRWQTHGRGLMLIRANADKVTNKKRGRLHIFEAVRFYA